Genomic segment of Paraburkholderia agricolaris:
ATTCGGCGATCACGGCGGCGCGATCGGGCACCTGATCGGCGAAGAAAATCGCGGCCTGGAGTACATGTTCATTATGATGAACGCGGCGCGCTTCGCGGTGGGCATGCAGGGCGTTGCCGTGTCGGACCGTGCGTATCAGAAGGCTGTGGCGTATGCGAAGGATCGCGTGCAAAGCCGGCCGGTCGATGGCTCCGCGAAGCAGTCGGTGGCGATCATTCAGCACCCGGACGTGCGCCGCATGCTCGCGACGATGCGTGGTCTCACCGAAGCGTCGCGAGCGTTGGCTTATGTCGCCGCGGCTCATTGCGATATCGCGCATCGTCATCCTGAGGAAGCCACGCGCGCTGAACATCAGGCGATCTACGAATACCTCGTGCCGATCGTGAAGGGCTGGAGCACGGAGCTGTCGATCGACGTGACGAGCCTCGGCGTGCAGGTGCATGGCGGCATGGGCTTCATCGAAGAAACCGGCGCCGCGCAGTATTACCGCGATGCGCGCATTCTGCCGATCTATGAAGGCACGACGGCGATCCAGGCCAATGACCTGATCGGCCGTAAGACCGTGCGCGACGGCGGCAAGGTGGCGAAGTCGCTGCTGGCCGGCGTGGCTGAAACGATCGAAGCACTCGGCGCACAACAGGGCGCTGCGTTCGAATCGATGAAGACGTATCTGGCGCACGGGCATCGTTCGCTGAGCGCGGTGGTCGATTTTGTTGTCACCAACACGAAGAACGATCCGAACGCGGTGTTCGCCGGCAGCGTGCCGTATCTGAAGCTGGCGGGTGTCGTCCTGGGCGGCTGGCAGATGGCGCGCGCGTTGCTCGTGGCCGCTGAAAAACGCGCCGAGGATCCGTCGTTCTACGGCGCGAAGATCGCGACCGCGCAGTTCTATGCCGAGCACGTGTTGCCGCTGGCTTCGGCGCTGGAGGCGTCGATTGTCAGCGCGAAGGGTGGGGAGAGTGTGCTGGCGTTGTCGGACGATCAGTTCTGATACTGCCTGTTTCTCGAGTCAGCTAGTAGAAGGAGAAGGCTCGTGCGTAAAAAGACAAACGGCGCCTTGTGGGCGCCGTTTGTCTTTGTCAGGCCGGTCTGTCTGCGATGACGAACCGGCTCAACCGCTCGCGAAGCGTTAAAGCATTAAACCTTATGCATAAGCCGGGCGATGCGCGCCGCCGGTTTCGCCGAGATAGCGATGCACCGACAGATCGTCGGCCTTGATCACCGGCTGCTTGCCTGACATCACGTCGGCCAGCAGTTGACCCGAGCCGCACGACATCGTCCAGCCCAGCGTGCCGTGACCCGTGTTCAGGAACAGGTTCGGCACGGGTGTGCGGCCGACGATCGGCGTGCCGTCCGGCGTCATCGGACGCAGGCCGGTCCAGAAGGTGGCTTTCGACGTGTCGCCACCGCCCGGGAACAGATCGTTCACGCACAGTTCCAGTGTTTCGCGGCGCGCCTCGCGCAACGATTTGTCGAAGCCGACGATCTCGGCCATGCCGCCGACACGAATCCGGTCGTCGAAGCGGGTGATCGCGATCTTGTAGGTTT
This window contains:
- a CDS encoding acyl-CoA dehydrogenase, with amino-acid sequence MSYTAPIKDMLFVMKELAGLEDIATLPGFEDANLDTAQAVLDESAKLCGEVLAPLNVEGDRNPSSWKDGVVTATPGFKDAFRQFGEGGWQGVQHPVDYEGQGLPKLIATACIEMLNASNLSFALCPLLTDGAIEALLTAGSEEQKQTYVPKLISGEWTGTMNLTEPQAGSDLALVRTRAEPQGDGSFKLFGTKIFITWGEHDMAKNIAHLVLARTPNAPEGVKGISLFIVPKFLVNEDGSLGERNDVHCVSIEHKLGIKASPTAVLQFGDHGGAIGHLIGEENRGLEYMFIMMNAARFAVGMQGVAVSDRAYQKAVAYAKDRVQSRPVDGSAKQSVAIIQHPDVRRMLATMRGLTEASRALAYVAAAHCDIAHRHPEEATRAEHQAIYEYLVPIVKGWSTELSIDVTSLGVQVHGGMGFIEETGAAQYYRDARILPIYEGTTAIQANDLIGRKTVRDGGKVAKSLLAGVAETIEALGAQQGAAFESMKTYLAHGHRSLSAVVDFVVTNTKNDPNAVFAGSVPYLKLAGVVLGGWQMARALLVAAEKRAEDPSFYGAKIATAQFYAEHVLPLASALEASIVSAKGGESVLALSDDQF